A genomic region of Oncorhynchus mykiss isolate Arlee chromosome 4, USDA_OmykA_1.1, whole genome shotgun sequence contains the following coding sequences:
- the LOC118964444 gene encoding laminin subunit beta-1-like, protein MTVMRPSVVSTNSRCANTMPDDDNQMVFLHPGTLHLVLPGPGFSRQGWTTVSLSLPRSPHTHTFNWIVLMPYCKNLEIFTGSEVGDLTTNSSWDTFQRYRCLENMPSVCCNFISSVSVLLHQGAKGALLCEALENLPGLCRYVCAGNSMLN, encoded by the exons ATGACAGTGATGCGTCCCAGTGTGGTCTCCACAAACAGCCGCTGTGCCAACACCATGCCTGATGACGACAACCAGATGGTATTCCTCCACCCTGgaacact ACATTTGGTGCTCCCCGGACCAGGGTTTTCGAGGCAGGGATGGACTACTGTTAGTCTGAGCTTGCCCCGCAGtccccatacacacacatttaactGG ATTGTGCTGATGCCCTACTGTAAGAACCTGGAGATCTTCACTGGTTCTGAGGTAGGTGACCTGACCACCAACAGTTCCTGGGACACGTTCCAGCGTTACCGCTGTCTGGAGAACATGCCGAGCGTCTGCTGCAACTTCATATCTAGCGTGTCAGTTCTGCTGCACCAGGGAGCTAAAG gtgcccttctttgcgaggcattggaaaacctccctggtctttgtcgtTACGTGTGTGCTGGAAATTCcatgctcaactga